From Mytilus edulis chromosome 9, xbMytEdul2.2, whole genome shotgun sequence, the proteins below share one genomic window:
- the LOC139488761 gene encoding uncharacterized protein: MATSGDGDEEGRTKHLTPKAYEQYLGEVDKYSQALATLSRENDRLISILLSSEASHEEKASSAAQLEETTNKYMNLSDCYIDYLKRKNTLDSQRELISHQLIRSVNMHKTETAMNYSLSKLEPPEPTQAFTQTGEQMEKVTTTKLTDVQMKQELKKEPNVSNSVRSQSSRSSRRSGRSNASCSSTMMRQKAHLEAARKRLEYVDQESTLVQKKAQLEANTTIEKAKLEKMTKELEAKRDVAVAEAELQAMEEVFDESDRETEVSSPSLTEQRTAKYIIEQSKHVNRQYEVHNSAPAVNNIDTQTVLLNEENMNEELPVHNSAPAVNNINTQTLLRNEEHMNEELPIPLTRKVASPVTSANQIVQQIHKEVIEQLPDTNNNRTLSLNYGQELSKFLMKKDLIISRLLKYDDRPENYLSWKDTFKCVMSEIDASPAEEIDLMIKWLGPDSSRQINSIKISNSGNPTIALSRAWNRLVLRYGCPEMIESALQKKLQAFPKITYKDKKKLFELSDVLSEIRSVKEKQEYAALLAYFDTSVGVNPTIVKLPINLQNKWRDRAVTYKRIHSVLYPPFTYFCDFINDMASTINDPGFIFESDTYVAPKNEDKPFKTRQFAVKKTNVSQDKHEPHANENSKMRCAIHNSDHLLDECRAFRHMSIVDRRALLKKNGLCFRCCVGRHIFRNCDKNVLCSECKSTDHTAAMHIYASQDRVQKPNNSQGGESSVNSKCTQICGNTFAGKSCAKIVLVNVRHTTMDKQPIRTYAIIDEQSNCSLARKDLLDYFGVNTEPEQYSLASCSGQFTMTGRRTKGFIIESLDDNYCIDLPTLIECDSIPNNRQEIPTNEIAQAHPHLQSIAHMIPHLDKNAEILLLIGRDAVEAHHILEQRLGSHNQPFAQKLKMGWVIVGETCLDGAHYPSTVNAMKTFVQQDGRPSILEPCDNSIHISEKLSTSLFKLEPDDNRQGMSIEDKKFMRLMSDEIQQDENQNWTAPLPFKESRPLLPNNRLQALNRARAFDISLRKDPVKKQHVLDFMKTLFDNNHAERALNTETPNEMWYLPMFGVYHPKKKDRIRVVFDSSAKFQGTSLNDVLMTGPNLVNSLLGVLLRFRKDKIAITADIRQMFYSFNVTPEHRNFLRFIWHEDNDMEKDLVDYRMAVHVFGNSPSPAVATFGLRKTAEMAESKYGSDVVTYVNNNFYVDDALSSHSNSDKAVDLLKRTQSALQEFGNLRLHKISSNSNEVLAAFEKDDLSEDLKNLDFSDDCLPVQRSLGVSWNLQSDNFTFQVSLDNKPYTRRGVLSVINGLYDPLGFAAPVTIAGKLILRETMKESTEWDEPLPPQFQSKWQSWKDSLKLLQQVEIPRNYSSDWTLNKDLCIFSDASEKAVAAVAYIRTTEKDGSTHLGFVLGKAKVAPKHGHTIPRLELCAAVLAVELYETICEELKTEFQQVQFFTDSKVVLGYIHNETKRFYLYVGNRVDRIRRSTKPEQWSYVPTLQNPADDASRSIRPEKLNQSQWLIGPTQFLCKKNTIDRETEGDEFPLILPEEDREVRVAKTLVTKLAIGSKRFERFSQWKILVSAIQTLRCFIIKQTNRQDSSKTDSLQDAHNLVIGTVQREIFNVEYSALMNKQKLPANSKILQLDPFIDENGLLRVGGRLSNANIFPNEMKPLIIPKHHIATLLVRHFHEKVAHQGRHLTEGALRSAGYWLIGGKGLISSVIHKCIKCRKLRGKEEFPKMADLPFDRLDPAPPFSYVGIDVFGPWTITTRRTRGGQAQSKRWAVMFTCLVVRAVHIEVIEEMSSGCFINALRRFCALRGEVKIIRSDCGTNFVGALSELNVNVINIGDRPIKNYLSDKNINWIFNAPHSSHMGGSWERMIGIARNILNSLFMETKQLTHEVLTTFMAEVTSIMNARPLVPIDMDPDNSFPLTPSTLLTLKSEHTVKYFSIEDFCDKDLLKSQWRCVQQLANSFWKRWRTQYLPTLQMRHKWKQECRNLTEGDIVLMRDVSLHRNDWPIGVIEKTYASSDGRVREVQVRLGKNRKLFTRPANEVVFVMCK; encoded by the coding sequence ATGGCGACAAGTGGTGATGGAGATGAGGAAGGAAGGACAAAACATTTAACACCGAAAGCATATGAACAATACCTAGGTGAGGTTGATAAATATTCACAAGCATTAGCTACACTAAGCAGGGAAAATGACAGACTTATCTCTATTTTGCTATCCAGTGAAGCAAGCCACGAGGAAAAAGCTTCATCAGCTGCCCAACTAGaagaaacaacaaataaatacatgaacTTATCTGATTGTTATATAGATTATCTGAAACGTAAAAATACACTAGACAGTCAACGTGAACTGATATCTCATCAATTGATACGCAGTGTCAATATGCACAAAACAGAAACTGCAATGAACTATTCTCTATCAAAGTTAGAACCGCCTGAACCTACTCAAGCTTTCACACAAACAGGTGAACAGATGGAAAAAGTCACTACTACTAAATTAACAGATGTTCAAATGAAACAAGAATTGAAAAAAGAACCAAATGTCAGCAACTCAGTTAGGAGCCAAAGTTCAAGATCATCAAGAAGGTCAGGGCGTAGTAATGCTTCATGTAGCTCCACAATGATGCGCCAGAAAGCTCATTTAGAGGCTGCAAGAAAGAGGCTAGAATATGTTGATCAAGAATCAACACTTGTGCAAAAAAAAGCACAGCTAGAAGCGAACACCACTATAGAGAAGGCAAAACTtgaaaaaatgacaaaagaaTTAGAGGCAAAACGTGACGTAGCAGTCGCAGAGGCTGAACTGCAGGCTATGGAAGAAGTATTTGATGAATCAGACAGAGAAACAGAGGTTTCATCCCCATCGTTAACTGAACAACGAACCGCTAAGTATATTATTGAGCaaagtaaacatgtaaacagacaaTATGAGGTTCACAACAGTGCGCCAGCTGTTAACAACATAGACACACAAACTGTCTTACTCAATGAGGAAAACATGAACGAAGAACTGCCAGTTCACAACAGTGCACCAGCTGTTAACAATATTAACACACAAACTTTATTACGCAATGAGGAACATATGAATGAAGAACTGCCTATACCGTTAACTAGAAAAGTAGCAAGTCCAGTGACAAGTGCGAACCAAATTGTGCAACAAATACATAAAGAGGTAATTGAACAACTTCCTGATACAAACAATAACAGAACATTAAGTCTAAATTATGGCCAGGAACTTTccaaatttttgatgaaaaaggacTTAATAATATCTAGACTTTTGAAATATGATGATCGTCCAGAGAATTATTTATCATGGAAAGACACCTTTAAATGCGTAATGTCAGAAATCGACGCGAGTCCTGCTGAAGAAATTGACCTAATGATAAAATGGCTAGGACCTGACTCATCACGACAAATTAACagcatcaaaatttcaaattcagGAAATCCAACTATTGCCTTATCACGTGCTTGGAACAGATTAGTTCTACGTTATGGTTGCCCAGAAATGATCGAAAGTGCCTTACAGAAAAAATTACAGGCTTTTCCAAAGATAACATAcaaagataagaaaaaattgTTTGAACTTTCAGATGTATTATCAGAAATACGTTCAGTtaaagaaaaacaagaatatgCAGCACTACTAGCATATTTCGACACATCGGTCGGTGTGAATCCGACAATTGTCAAACTTCCTATTAACTTGCAAAATAAATGGCGGGATAGAGCAGTAACATACAAACGAATACATTCAGTTCTATATCCACCATTCACATACTTTTGTGACTTCATCAATGACATGGCTTCAACTATAAATGATCCTGGATTTATATTTGAAAGCGATACATATGTTGCCCCCAAGAACGAAGACAAACCATTTAAGACACGACAATTTGCTGTTAAAAAGACAAATGTTTCACAAGACAAACATGAACCACACGCCAACGAAAATTCTAAAATGCGTTGCGCAATACATAATAGCGATCACTTATTGGATGAGTGCCGTGCTTTTAGACACATGAGTATTGTAGATAGGAGAGCTCTACTGAAGAAAAATGGTTTGTGCTTTAGATGTTGCGTTGGGAGACACATTTTTCGCAATTGTGACAAGAACGTTTTATGTTCCGAATGCAAAAGTACTGATCACACAGCGGCTATGCACATTTACGCAAGTCAGGATAGAGTCCAGAAACCCAACAACAGTCAAGGCGGGGAGAGTTCTGTTAACTCGAAATGTACACAAATTTGTGGAAATACATTTGCAGGAAAATCATGTGCCAAAATTGTGTTAGTTAATGTAAGACATACAACAATGGATAAACAGCCAATCCGTACTTATGCAATAATAGACGAACAAAGCAACTGTTCATTAGCAAGGAAGGATTTATTAGACTATTTCGGGGTGAATACTGAACCAGAAcaatattcacttgcaagttgTAGTGGTCAGTTTACTATGACCGGTAGGAGAACAAAGGGTTTCATAATTGAATCGCTTGATGACAATTACTGCATAGATCTTCCTACTTTAATTGAGTGTGACTCAATACCAAACAATAGACAAGAAATTCCGACAAATGAAATTGCTCAAGCTCATCCTCATTTGCAATCTATTGCACACATGATACCGCACCTCGATAAGAATGCTGAAATCTTACTCCTTATAGGGAGAGATGCTGTGGAAGCTCATCACATACTGGAACAAAGGTTAGGAAGTCATAATCAACCATTTGCTCAGAAGCTCAAGATGGGATGGGTTATTGTAGGCGAGACTTGTCTAGATGGAGCACATTACCCTAGCACTGTCAATGCTATGAAAACCTTTGTACAGCAAGATGGGAGGCCATCAATATTAGAACCATGTGACAATAGTATTCATATTTCAGAAAAGTTATCTACGTCATTATTCAAACTTGAGCCTGACGATAACCGCCAAGGTATGtcaattgaagacaaaaagtttaTGCGCTTAATGTCAGATGAAATACAACAAGATGAAAATCAAAACTGGACTGCTCCACTTCCTTTCAAGGAATCACGTCCGTTACTACCAAATAATCGTCTACAAGCTCTAAATCGAGCAAGAGCCTTTGATATAAGTTTGCGTAAAGATCCTGTTAAAAAACAACATGTCTTAGACTTCATGAAAACTCTTTTCGACAATAATCATGCTGAACGAGCACTAAATACAGAGACTCCGAATGAAATGTGGTATCTTCCTATGTTTGGGGTGTATCATCCGAAAAAGAAGGATCGCATCAGAGTTGTTTTCGACTCATCCGCTAAATTTCAAGGAACTTCTCTAAATGACGTATTGATGACTGGACCAAACCTTGTTAACAGCTTGCTTGGAGTTTTATTGAGGTTTCGCAAGGATAAAATTGCAATTACTGCAGACATTCGGCAAATGTTCTATAGTTTCAATGTAACACCAGAGCATAGAAACTTTCTTAGATTCATATGGCATGAAGATAATGATATGGAGAAAGATTTAGTGGACTATAGAATGGCCGTACATGTGTTTGGAAACAGTCCTTCTCCGGCTGTCGCAACCTTTGGCTTACGTAAAACTGCTGAAATGGCAGAGTCAAAATATGGATCAGATGTAGTTACCTATGTGAATAATAACTTTTATGTGGATGATGCACTGTCTTCTCATTCAAACAGTGACAAGGCAGTAGACTTGTTGAAAAGAACTCAATCTGCATTGCAAGAATTTGGCAATTTACGCCTGCATAAAATATCTTCAAATTCGAATGAAGTTCTGGCAGCATTTGAAAAAGACGATTTATCTGAAGATTTGAAAAATCTTGACTTTAGTGACGATTGTCTTCCTGTACAGCGTAGTCTTGGGGTCAGTTGGAATCTTCAATCGGATAACTTTACCTTTCAAGTATCATTAGACAATAAACCATATACTAGACGTGGTGTACTTTCAGTTATCAATGGATTGTACGATCCATTAGGTTTTGCAGCACCAGTAACCATTGCTGGAAAACTTATTCTTCGTGAAACTATGAAAGAATCAACTGAATGGGACGAACCATTACCTCCGCAATTTCAGTCTAAATGGCAATCTTGGAAAGATTCTCTTAAACTTCTCCAACAAGTGGAGATACCTAGAAACTACAGTTCAGACTGGACGCTTAACAAGGACCTCTGTATATTTTCTGATGCATCTGAAAAGGCTGTTGCAGCAGTTGCCTACATACGAACTACTGAGAAGGATGGATCAACACATCTTGGATTTGTACTAGGAAAAGCTAAAGTGGCTCCTAAGCACGGCCACACCATACCTCGTTTGGAATTGTGTGCTGCAGTTCTGGCAGTTGAACTGTATGAAACTATTTGCGAAGAACTGAAAACAGAATTTCAACAAGTGCAATTTTTCACCGACAGCAAGGTTGTATTAGGATATATACACAACGAAACTAAACGGTTTTATCTGTATGTTGGAAATCGTGTCGACAGAATCAGGAGATCGACAAAACCAGAACAATGGTCTTACGTACCTACCTTACAAAATCCAGCCGATGATGCTTCTCGTTCTATACGACCAGAAAAACTTAATCAAAGTCAGTGGCTTATAGGTCCAACTCAGTTTCTTTGTAAGAAAAACACTATAGATAGAGAAACTGAAGGAGATGAGTTCCCTCTTATATTACCAGAAGAAGACAGAGAAGTCCGTGTGGCAAAAACACTTGTAACTAAACTCGCAATTGGCTCTAAAAGATTTGAACGTTTTTCTCAGTGGAAAATACTAGTTTCAGCAATACAAACTCTCAGATGTTTTATTATAAAGCAAACTAATAGACAAGATTCTAGTAAAACTGATTCACTTCAAGATGCACACAACTTAGTTATAGGCACTGTTCAGAGAGAAATTTTCAACGTCGAATATAGTGCGCTGATGAACAAACAGAAACTTCCTGCAAACAGTAAAATTTTGCAGTTAGACCCATTTATTGACGAAAATGGTTTACTCCGTGTTGGGGGTCGTTTAAGCAATGCAAACATATTTCCCAATGAAATGAAGCCACTTATCATACCTAAGCATCATATTGCAACATTACTTGTGAGACATTTTCATGAAAAAGTAGCACATCAAGGACGCCATCTCACTGAAGGAGCTTTGCGATCGGCAGGATATTGGTTGATAGGAGGAAAAGGTCTCATTTCATCTGTGATTCATAAATGCATAAAATGTCGTAAACTACGTGGAAAAGAAGAATTTCCAAAAATGGCTGACTTGCCATTTGACCGATTAGATCCAGCACCTCCATTTTCGTATGTTGGAATTGACGTATTTGGTCCTTGGACTATTACTACCCGTAGAACTCGTGGAGGTCAGGCACAAAGTAAACGTTGGGCTGTAATGTTCACTTGTCTTGTGGTTAGGGCTGTGCACATTGAAGTGATAGAGGAAATGTCGTCTGGTTGCTTTATCAATGCATTACGTAGGTTTTGTGCCTTAAGAGGCGAAGTTAAAATTATAAGATCTGATTGTGGAACAAACTTTGTTGGGGCACTAAGTGAACTTAATGTTAACGTTATAAATATTGGAGATAGACCAATAAAAAACTATCTCAGTGACAAGAATATAAATTGGATTTTCAACGCACCTCACTCTTCACATATGGGTGGCAGCTGGGAGCGTATGATTGGGATAGCGAGAAATATTCTAAACAGCCTCTTTATGGAAACGAAACAATTAACACATGAAGTATTAACAACGTTCATGGCCGAAGTTACATCTATTATGAATGCAAGACCCCTGGTACCGATAGATATGGATCCTGACAATTCATTCCCGCTTACTCCTTCAACTTTACTCACATTGAAAAGTGAACATACtgtgaaatatttttcaatagaGGACTTTTGTGATAAAGACTTGTTAAAATCTCAATGGAGATGTGTTCAACAACTTGCAAACTCATTCTGGAAACGATGGAGAACTCAATATTTGCCTACTTTACAAATGCGACACAAATGGAAACAAGAGTGCAGAAACTTAACTGAAGGTGACATTGTTCTTATGCGTGATGTTAGCTTGCACCGTAATGACTGGCCTATTGGTGTTATTGAAAAAACATATGCAAGCTCTGATGGTCGCGTCCGTGAAGTTCAAGTGCGTCTCGGGAAGAACAGGAAGTTATTCACTAGACCTGCTAATGAAGTAGTATTTGTTATGTGTAAATAA